The following proteins come from a genomic window of Drosophila sulfurigaster albostrigata strain 15112-1811.04 chromosome X, ASM2355843v2, whole genome shotgun sequence:
- the LOC133849579 gene encoding zinc finger protein hangover isoform X2: MCDAAATTIAAVGAATAGDTAATTTTTSMDEQQTERQRQSCCRLCIAPASECISIINSYAADKEPLATKIHNCVNIKITSTDRLSLHICHACISYLNSWQSFKNRCLSSQTKQRQWLDTDRSKQQTLLGYLDLNRAENGSVSVEQQQQHQQAGELKSDSAAEKASANILDGIPSLKKRKSLTVYPLPAVPIKDEPLDDTDDDYQMKCIDESDDMMDPTMFLERSEHEGDVPLMTSDYDYTAQHGVTAAVAAASLPASAVANVAAAGDSKVASCRACSLQFSTRANARRHERNLHPNLFQLSTDSPNNTPITKPTPALAAALEIQRAAAAAAATAEATKAAAGGNISTQKYRQVVMNTFIKCENGGYDYDNPEQYQQLLTRDKVEFIQENNEFLEQYQTMTCRCCNKYFSTYKNFMAHVRKKYPLLPRNLCFNCLKMNDSKALFISHLKKRNCINLYRVLNALRVKQPNFAHANASGVVATTEMPQQQQPQQQQQQQQQLVHDTSSSERPEKLRAKELLVNKLYVCKLCPKGFRTKHEFRTHVYDKHADVQRKDNNSIQCSFCGLDFADPVDRRRHYNNMDCIVRLRCMTCDAKLETHQRFLDHVYQDHLGGVSSDNASTATQSGLDHSPGKRSLLGALGIGVSQSSSNDESRGSSSTINNNNNVNNNSNHNNTNAAASSLTSTPAKSVSNAAGGSSSANRNSAGGGSSAGGDSAPKSQYFSRMPQVCPICGQQYNNYNNVLRHMESKHPNKLPETYKCVRCGLGYPRISYLREHMINVHGVDKNRHSGGFEYIVNADAVKLADGSTPNVYTGRYDYVMKDLMSITNDDDEEETGSLAKKIRLDDSSNNSSINTSIANQQKECPICNAVFSNNIGLSNHMRSHYTASSTATNAALAAANRMTPKSLTITATPPLEATAAASTTASPAAVAASGAGATSTPTGGKVPPAMVHQTPQEQAVFRRSLDQAADRRFRRMRCRICQRRFSSKKSYRYHMLTDHQVQNVQFIKCKLCNAEFAYEKGLKVHLFKVHGRAIKDEMIVKEFECNVCSTVYSSELELQQHKRSVHKSSTSSTNTAKSSTTTATTITALNTSNSASAVDLGAADTSTVMPLYWYQCKYCPSNFNTNKKLAIHINSHDEFDSNDYSCKDCGNVYSGRKSLWVHRYKKHPQVPDPVECTLCRKMFFDRQMLDNHTPTCNRKPITATGAHQQDGQQQQHREQQQQQRGIFKHKTGDDDDEDEDDDQLLLLDDAPGTPATAAAAATSAASAAGDSNATSMAGIKIRIPEVACTICGARFTDQEMFSKHIQKHEQELYVDNPLAAMFDDGPADAGQFQVERQNENGEYACDLCAKTFPQVIALKVHRKWHFRGDSKQNPIIDGEATTLNNSSNNNNNSTLHLRELHAVGLMPNQQQQQQKQQQQQQQSQSQQQHQQSSSQQQRSKSLKRKRELKCEYCASTFISNNNLRRHMYELHKHEVSNLPEPPVIEVDAPLSCRRCGDLQFETKEAWIEHKLADAKVVRPFCPFQWGCDLCGEYLSRKEKLINHINNHLKEEVIVPVAVAASQKLATAAANTAKAATATEEATAATTTPAAAATTKAATTVAAATEAATVKLKVKSETTRRELEGGKQVAEGEGGGEEEDSELEDDSDDSDDDDDDEDSTSDDDEDDDVDDEEEDDVVEVEQQQHNNNNNNNSSNNNNNNSAVALDEDDLIEEVIEEIDDDVEELPVEQVDQGKGKAAATTTTTTTTKRPNFAYNQSQAKLNGNSGNRKQATHSSEDDEVDDVDDDVDDDDDDVEMDEEVEEEEGGVGVAVVGEGMTIDDIIEEDDGEDDDDEDVDDDDGHGQHLVGEHVVADDDDDDDDVDDRDDDDDDVDDVDDEDDDVDDVDDVDEDDDIDEDDFDDEQQQQQRRNVSSIVADEDEDDNDDDDDDDVANAEQRRRQRHQGRGRRHDEDDDDDEDDVMDGDGNGGTSSSSSESESTTSRSTGERRNKSKSVVASSAASAAAADHTNSSYTCDLCQLCFDSQEQLQTHIKSHFLNGPTTTTGSSSGGSGSSSSAASRSSQSSSRSRSSTTNNNNNNSNNNHNHKSKTKKETATSAATSAAAAAAAATATTEAGASLI; the protein is encoded by the exons ATTACATCAACGGATCGTTTATCGTTGCACATTTGCCACGCCTGCATCAGCTACTTGAACTCGTGGCAAAGCTTCAAGAATCGCTGCCTCAGTTCACAGACGAAGCAACGCCAATGGCTGGACACGGATcgcagcaaacagcagacgCTACTGGGCTATTTGGATTTAAATCGGGCCGAGAATGGCAGCGTCTCagttgagcagcagcaacaacatcagcaagcTGGCGAATTGAAAAGCGATTCAGCTGCGGAGAAGGCGTCTGCAAACATTTTGGATGGCATACCATCGCTGAAGAAGCGCAAATCGTTAACAGTCTAT CCGCTGCCCGCCGTGCCCATCAAGGATGAGCCACTGGACGATACGGACGATGACTATCAGATGAAATGCATTGACGAGTCCGACGACATGATGGATCCCACAATGTTCCTAGAGCGCTCCGAACACGAAGGCGATGTGCCGCTAATg ACCTCCGACTATGATTATACGGCGCAGCACGGCGTGACGGCGGCCGTGGCGGCGGCATCGCTGCCAGCGAGCGCCGTGGCGAATGTGGCAGCCGCCGGTGACTCGAAGGTGGCCAGCTGCCGGGCATGCAGTCTGCAGTTCTCGACACGGGCAAATGCGCGTCGGCACGAACGCAATCTGCATCCGAATCTGTTCCAGCTGTCGACCGACTCCCCGAACAATACGCCAATCACAAAGCCAACGCCAGCGCTTGCGGCCGCACTGGAAATCCAACGtgccgcagccgcagcggcGGCAACGGCGGAGGCAACAAAGGCGGCAGCCGGTGGCAATATATCGACGCAAAAGTATCGCCAGGTGGTGATGAACACGTTCATCAAGTGCGAGAACGGTGGCTATGACTACGACAATCCGGAGCAGTATCAGCAGCTGTTGACGCGCGACAAAGTGGAGTTCATACAGGAGAACAATGAGTTCCTCGAGCAGTACCAGACGATGACGTGTCGCTGTTGCAACAAATACTTTAGCACGTACAAGAACTTTATGGCGCATGTGCGCAAAAAGTATCCGCTGTTGCCGCGCAATCTGTGCTTCAACTGCCTCAAGATGAACGATTCGAAGGCGTTATTCATATCGCATCTGAAGAAACGCAACTGCATCAATTTGTATCGTGTGCTCAACGCGTTGCGTGTGAAGCAACCAAACTTTGCGCATGCCAATGCCTCCGGTGTGGTGGCCACCACAGAgatgccacaacagcagcagccacaacaacaacagcagcagcaacaacagttggtGCATGACACATCGTCGTCGGAGCGACCAGAGAAATTGCGAGCCAAGGAGCTGCTGGTGAATAAGCTCTACGTGTGCAAACTGTGTCCAAAAGGTTTTCGCACCAAGCACGAGTTTCGCACCCATGTGTATGACAAGCATGCGGATGTGCAGCGCAAGGACAACAATTCGATACAGTGCAGCTTCTGTGGCCTCGACTTTGCCGATCCCGTCGACCGGCGTCGTCACTACAACAATATGGACTGCATTGTCCGGCTGCGCTGCATGACCTGTGATGCCAAACTGGAGACGCATCAGCGTTTCCTCGACCATGTCTATCAGGATCATTTGGGCGGTGTGAGCAGCGACAATGCATCGACAGCAACACAATCCGGCTTGGATCATTCGCCTGGCAAGCGGAGTTTACTCGGCGCCCTCGGTATTGGAGTCAGTCAGTCGTCGTCCAACGATGAATCccgtggcagcagcagcaccatcaacaacaacaacaatgtgaataacaacagcaatcacaacaatacgaatgctgctgcttcctcCTTGACTTCGACGCCCGCGAAATCCGTTTCCAATGCAGCGGGTGGCTCTAGCTCTGCTAATCGCAACAGCGCTGGCGGTGGGAGCAGCGCTGGCGGAGATTCGGCGCCCAAATCGCAGTATTTCTCACGCATGCCGCAAGTTTGTCCGATCTGCGGACAACagtacaacaactacaacaatgtgCTGCGTCACATGGAGTCAAAGCATCCCAACAAGCTGCCCGAGACGTACAAGTGTGTGCGCTGCGGTCTCGGCTATCCACGCATCTCGTATCTGCGCGAGCACATGATCAATGTGCATGGCGTGGACAAGAATCGTCATTCCGGCGGCTTTGAGTACATCGTGAATGCGGATGCCGTCAAGTTGGCCGATGGCAGCACACCGAATGTGTATACGGGACGCTACGATTATGTGATGAAGGATTTGATGTCCATAACAAATG ATGATGACGAGGAGGAAACCGGAAGTCTGGCCAAAAAGATACGTCTCgatgacagcagcaacaacagcagcatcaacacaAGCATTGCCAACCAGCAAAAGGAGTGCCCCATCTGCAATGCGGTgttcagcaacaacattggcCTCTCAAATCACATGCGTTCGCATTACACCGCCTCCTCGACGGCGACAAATGCAGCGTTGGCTGCCGCCAATCGCATGACACCCAAATCGCTGACGATAACAGCAACGCCACCGTTGGAAGCAACAGCCGCTGCAAGCACTACCGCATCGCCAGCAGCAGTAGCTGCAAGTGGAGCAGGTGCAACATCGACGCCAACCGGGGGCAAAGTGCCACCGGCGATGGTGCATCAGACGCCGCAGGAACAGGCCGTGTTTCGTCGCAGTTTAGATCAGGCGGCCGATCGTCGCTTTCGCCGGATGCGTTGTCGCATCTGTCAGCGGCGCTTCAGCTCAAAGAAATCGTATCGCTATCACATGCTGACCGATCATCAGGTGCAGAATGTGCAGTTCATCAAGTGCAAGCTGTGCAACGCCGAATTCGCCTACGAGAAGGGACTGAAGGTGCATCTGTTTAAGGTGCACGGACGTGCGATCAAGGATGAGATGATTGTCAAGGAATTCGAATGCAATGTCTGCTCCACCGTTTACAGTTcggagctggagctgcagcagcacaAACGTAGCGTCCACAAGTCATCGACTTCGTCCACGAATACAGCGAAATCGTCGACAACGACAGCCACAACCATCACAGCGCTGAACACATCAAATTCAGCGTCGGCTGTTGATTTGGGTGCGGCAGACACATCGACGGTGATGCCGCTGTATTGGTATCAATGCAAGTACTGTCCATCCAATTTCAATACCAACAAGAAGCTGGCCATTCACATCAACTCGCACGACGAGTTTGACTCGAATGATTATTCGTGCAAGGACTGCGGCAATGTGTACAGCGGTCGCAAGAGCCTCTGG GTTCATCGGTACAAGAAGCATCCGCAGGTGCCGGATCCCGTGGAGTGCACGCTATGTCGCAAGATGTTCTTCGATCGCCAGATGCTGGACAATCACACGCCCACCTGCAATCGCAAACCCATCACGGCAACCGGCGCCCATCAGCAGGAtgggcaacagcagcagcacagagaacaacagcaacagcaacgcggCATCTTTAAGCACAAAACgggcgacgacgatgacgaggatgaggacgatgatcagctgctgttgctcgacGATGCTCCGGGcacgccagcaacagcagccgcagcagcaacatcagctgcATCAGCAGCCGGCGATAGCAATGCTACATCGATGGCGGGCATCAAGATACGCATACCGGAGGTGGCATGCACCATTTGTGGGGCACGCTTCACCGACCAGGAGATGTTCAGCAAGCACATACAGAAGCACGAACAGGAATTGTACGTCGACAATCCGTTGGCGGCAATGTTCGACGACGGTCCCGCCGATGCGGGACAATTTCAGGTGGAGCGTCAGAACGAGAACGGGGAATACGCGTGCGATTTGTGCGCCAAGACGTTCCCCCAGGTGATTGCGCTCAAGGTGCATCGCAAGTGGCATTTCAGAGGTGATAGCAAGCAG AATCCCATCATCGACGGCGAAGCGACAACGctgaacaacagcagcaacaacaacaacaactcgacgTTGCATCTACGCGAACTGCATGCGGTGGGTCTGATGcccaaccagcagcagcaacaacagaagcaacagcagcagcagcaacaatcgcagtcccaacagcaacaccaacaatcGTCGAGCCAACAGCAGAGGAGCAAATCGTTGAAACGCAAACGTGAATTGAAGTGTGAATATTGCGCCTCCACCTtcattagcaacaacaatctgcGTCGCCACATGTACGAGCTGCACAAACACGAAGTGAGCAATCTGCCTGAGCCGCCAGTAATCGAAGTGGACGCACCGTTGAGTTGCCGACGCTGCGGTGATCTGCAATTCGAGACGAAGGAGGCGTGGATCGAGCATAAGTTGGCCGATGCGAAGGTGGTGCGTCCATTCTGTCCATTCCAGTGGGGCTGTGATCTGTGCGGCGAGTATTTGTCGCGCAAGGAGAAGCTCATCAATCACATCAACAACCATCTCAAGGAGGAGGTGATTGTCCCTGTTGCGGTGGCCGCCAGCCAGAAGCTagcgactgcagcagcaaacactGCGAaagcagcaaccgcaacagAAGAAGCTacggcggcaacaacaacaccagcagcagcagcaaccacaaaggcagcaacaacagttgcagcgGCAACTGAAGCGGCGACAGTTAAATTGAAGGTGAAAAGCGAGACAACGAGAAGAGAGCTGGAAGGTGGCAAGCAGGTGGCAGAAGGGGAAGGTGGTGGGGAGGAGGAAGATAGTGAGCTCGAGGATGACAGCGATGATagcgacgatgatgatgatgatgaggataGCACGAGTgacgacgatgaggatgatgatgttgacgacgaagaagaagacgatGTGGTTGAAgtcgagcaacaacaacacaataataacaataataataatagtagtaacaacaataataacaacagtgCCGTCGCCTTGGATGAGGATGATCTTATTGAAGAGGTCATTGAGGAGATCGATGATGATGTGGAAGAGCTGCCAGTGGAACAAGTCGATCAGGGTAAAggtaaagcagcagcaacaacaacaacgacgacgacgacgaaacGTCCAAACTTTGCCTACAATCAAAGCCAGGCAAAGTTGAAtggcaacagcggcaacaggaAGCAGGCGACGCACAGTTCGGAAGATGATGAAGTGGAtgacgtcgacgacgatgtcgacgatgatgatgatgatgtggaaATGGACGAGGAAGTGGAGGAGGAAGAAGGTGGCGTAGGTGTCGCCGTAGTGGGCGAAGGCATGACCATTGATGATATTATCGAGGAGGATGATGGCgaggatgatgacgatgaggatgtcgatgatgatgatgggcaTGGACAACATTTGGTTGGTGAGCATGTGGTGgccgacgatgacgacgacgatgatgatgttgacgatcgcgacgacgatgatgacgatgtggatgatgtcgatgatgaggatgacgatgTGGATGATGTAGATGATGTCGACGAAGATGATGATATCGATGAGGATGACTTTGATgatgagcagcaacagcaacagcgtaGGAATGTCAGCAGCATCGTTGctgacgaagacgaagacgacaacgatgatgatgatgacgatgacgttgCGAATGCAGAGCAACGTCGACGTCAGCGTCATCAGGGTCGTGGTCGTCGtcatgatgaagatgatgatgatgatgaagatgatgtgatggatggcgatggcaatggcggtacatcgtcgtcgtcatcggaGAGCGAGTCGACAACGTCGCGATCAACTGGTGAGCGgcgcaataaaagcaaatctgTAGTTGCATCATCAGCGGCATCAGCGGCCGCTGCTGATCACACTAATTCCAGCTATACGTGCGATCTATGTCAACTTTGTTTCGATTCCCAGGAGCAGCTGCAGACACACATTAAAAGTCATTTCCTCAACGGGCCAACAACGACaaccggcagcagcagcggcggcagcggcagcagcagcagtgcagCCAGCcgaagcagccaaagcagcagccgcagcagaagtagcacaacaaataacaacaacaacaatagcaacaacaatcacaaccataaaagcaaaaccaaaaaggagactgcaacatcagcagcgacgtcagcggcagcagcagcagcagcagcgacggcaaCGACGGAAGCTGGCGCGAGCTTGATCTGA